Part of the Halobaculum halobium genome, CAGCGGCCCGCCGGAGGCGCTCTCGCGCGAGGGGATCGAGGACGCCAGACGGTGGCTGGAGACGGCGACCGGCACCCCGGAGGTGCGCGGCGGCGACTACCCGCTGCGCGACACCGATCACCTCTCGGCGGCGGTCCTGCTGGGCGGGGTCGCGGCGGCGCCGCGGCTGGCGGAGCTACGCGCGGCCGCCGTGGAGGCTCAGCGAAACGTCGCTGCCATCGCCGAGCGCGCCGAGCTCTCGGCCGGGATCTGGGACGCCGAGGGGCTCGACCCGCTGTTTTGAACACCGGCCGGGCGGACCGACCGATCGACGCTCGGTCTCAGCAGACGTTCTTCGGCTTCACGCCCATCGACTCCAGCGTCGCCACGTAGTCGTCGTACGCGTCGTCGACGACGGCATCGGCGGCGTCGCGGGCGGCGGCCCAGTCGTCGGCGCCGTCGCACACCTCCGCGAGCACGTCGAGCGCGTCCGCGAGGCGCTCGGCCAGGTCGTCGCGGATCGCGCGGAAGTCGTTCGACGACGCCGGGTCGGCGTCGCCCACGAAGAAGCCGACCGTCTGTTCGGCGCGCGCGTGCGAGACGACGAGCCGGCCGTACGCGCCGCCGACGCGCTCGACGGTGTCGGTCAGGCCGGCGAGGGTGTCGTACTCCGGGTACTCGTGGGCGTCGTCCGTCTCGGGGTCGAAGTCGGCGTCGGCGACCTCGCGGTGCCCGCGCGCGTCCTCGGCCACGTCGC contains:
- a CDS encoding transcription antitermination protein, coding for MDADVFSDEFRADNETPLSRLGSSKSLYALTGGEMDAGAVRTAVAAEFALAGRAFESWSADEANGDAAALFGDVAEDARGHREVADADFDPETDDAHEYPEYDTLAGLTDTVERVGGAYGRLVVSHARAEQTVGFFVGDADPASSNDFRAIRDDLAERLADALDVLAEVCDGADDWAAARDAADAVVDDAYDDYVATLESMGVKPKNVC